One part of the Solanum dulcamara chromosome 8, daSolDulc1.2, whole genome shotgun sequence genome encodes these proteins:
- the LOC129900386 gene encoding cytochrome b5-like isoform X1 — MCLVKNCLDLENPKSSSFQEEEMGSDQKVHVFEEVAKHNKTKDCWLIISGKVYDVTPFMEDHPGGDEVLLSATGKDATNDFEDVGHSDSAREMMDKYYIGDIDQSTVPLKRAYIPPQQAPYNPDKTSDFVIKILQILVPLLILGLAFAVRHYTKEK; from the exons ATGTGTTTGGTGAAAAATTGTTTAGATTTGGAGAATCCAAAGTCCTCTTCTTTC CAAGAAGAAGAGATGGGGTCAGATCAGAAAGTTCATGTCTTTGAGGAGGTTGCAAAGCACAACAAGACCAAAGATTGTTGGCTTATCATCAGTGGAAAG GTGTATGATGTGACTCCATTCATGGAAGATCATCCAGGTGGTGATGAAGTTTTGCTTTCAGCAACAG GAAAAGATGCAACGAATGACTTTGAAGATGTCGGCCACAGTGATTCTGCTAGAGAGATGATGGATAAATACTACATTGGAGATATTGATCAGTCAACGGTTCCTCTAAAACGTGCTTACATTCCTCCACAACAAGCCCCATACAATCCGGACAAGACTTCAGATTTTGTTATCAAAATTTTGCAAATCCTTGTGCCCCTCTTGATTTTGGGCTTAGCCTTTGCTGTGCGACACTACACCAAGGAGAAGTAA
- the LOC129900386 gene encoding cytochrome b5-like isoform X2, translating to MGSDQKVHVFEEVAKHNKTKDCWLIISGKVYDVTPFMEDHPGGDEVLLSATGKDATNDFEDVGHSDSAREMMDKYYIGDIDQSTVPLKRAYIPPQQAPYNPDKTSDFVIKILQILVPLLILGLAFAVRHYTKEK from the exons ATGGGGTCAGATCAGAAAGTTCATGTCTTTGAGGAGGTTGCAAAGCACAACAAGACCAAAGATTGTTGGCTTATCATCAGTGGAAAG GTGTATGATGTGACTCCATTCATGGAAGATCATCCAGGTGGTGATGAAGTTTTGCTTTCAGCAACAG GAAAAGATGCAACGAATGACTTTGAAGATGTCGGCCACAGTGATTCTGCTAGAGAGATGATGGATAAATACTACATTGGAGATATTGATCAGTCAACGGTTCCTCTAAAACGTGCTTACATTCCTCCACAACAAGCCCCATACAATCCGGACAAGACTTCAGATTTTGTTATCAAAATTTTGCAAATCCTTGTGCCCCTCTTGATTTTGGGCTTAGCCTTTGCTGTGCGACACTACACCAAGGAGAAGTAA